From one Anoplolepis gracilipes chromosome 10, ASM4749672v1, whole genome shotgun sequence genomic stretch:
- the LOC140670038 gene encoding angiotensin-converting enzyme isoform X1 — translation MLSKWNWIIFNLIVCVTTSPLNGSVSEDEIKAFLQLIELDYEDACYNTADVHWSFIISPSSKTLSIWEVQQYNYAESIKMWKNEVIDKTENTKGQLDPSLQYKYDIIKTPGDALLRDKDWEKFIHFAGTIELQRSNYSREGILYCNFINYLSYIKYVEYFLSHNGKFEDKQAAWNNWYQQLIPLVTNYSNNLLLVAKAAKVNGAKNVKEYWEMLSGYSDGYDKVKNEWSRINNLHKKVAKFIGTNLAQKHEFAVNDTLPAYLLGNLQGYDWTDISSDVLPYAELIYGIKNNLWKKKYVGKSLYKTASKLSSILLKQVPQAEFWDKSEFNQSCPSRLLNFCQDGTMRVSTCSKATMSNFLRAHEDMGKILFNQMTIESTPILNTINRYSGLEEGISTLFGILSVSPAWLNHTHLMNSTNDNEQRMIVSLIITALNVLPRLAYYYSADLWRLNAIQENITDPAGLLSSWWKHRQEYEGVSSISTDNPTFLDDNHIVMNKPYLPKILGIMISFLLYEYTLDSTEVRYNNIDGKLMNSNIIKMIQQGGALRWQDILDKFIDIDDISADALLSYFTPLEEFIEENEKEFKYKSGATADKELEELEKHILQEINTPTVTPQPTTRNSKTTTATLDKKTSNAKNMQAKVEKPLESKSSVYIREDKLNNSDSNLPNKISLDKSSLTVDTLDDTQDSTHKINTSKAVWAVSAVLVAIVVICIIAIFGRQRCRKTPKNRRYV, via the exons ATGCTGTCAAAATGGAACTGgatcatttttaatcttatcgtCTGCGTAACCACTAGCCCATTGAATGGCAGTGTCTCGGAAGATGAAATCAAagcttttttacaattaattgaaTTGGATTACGAAGATGCATGTTACAACACTGCCGACGTTCATTggtcatttattatttcaccTTCCAGCAAAACACTGTCAATATgg gaagtacaacaatataattatgcagAATCTATCAAAATGTGGAAAAATGAGGTAATCGATAAAACGGAGAATACAAAAGGACAGCTTGATCCATCTCTCCAATATaagtatgatataataaaaacaccAGGTGATGCATTATTAAGAGACAAAGATTGGGAGAAA TTTATACATTTTGCTGGAACCATAGAACTGCAACGATCAAACTATTCACGAGAAGGTAtactttattgtaattttattaattacttatcatatataaaat ATGtggaatattttctctctcataaTGGAAAGTTCGAAGATAAACAAGCTGCCTGGAATAACTGGTATCAACAATTAATACCATTAGttacaaattattcaaacaatttgTTACTTGTTGCTAAAGCTGCAAAAGTAAATG GTGCCAAAAATGTTAAGGAATACTGGGAGATGCTGTCGGGATATTCTGATGGATATgacaaagtaaaaaatgaatgGAGTCGAATTAATAATCTTCATAAGAAGGTCGCAAAATTTATCGGTACAAACTTAGCTCAAAAGCATGAGTTTGCTGTAAATGACACTCTTCCTGCTTATTTACTTG GTAATTTACAAGGATATGATTGGACAGATATATCATCAGATGTGTTACCCTATGCAGAGTTAATCTATGGTATTAAAAACAATCTTTGGAAAAAG AAATATGTTGGAAAATCTTTGTACAAGACTGCATCTAAATTGAGTTCGATACTATTGAAACAAGTTCCACAAGCAGAATTTTGGGATAAGAGCGAATTTAATCAAAGTTGTCCTtctagattattaaatttttgtcaagATGGTACAATGAg agtgTCTACTTGTTCTAAAGCCACCATGAGCAATTTCTTGAGAGCTCACGAAGACATGgggaaaattctatttaatcaAATGACTATAGAAAGCACTCCTATTCTTAATACAATAAACAGATATTcgg GATTAGAGGAAGGCATATCAACGTTATTTGGAATATTATCAGTGAGTCCTGCATGGTTGAATCATACTCACTTGATGAACAGTACTAATGATAACGAGCAACGGATGAttgtatctttaataataactgCCCTAAATGTACTTCCACGATtagcatattattattctgcTGATCTGTGGAGATTAAACGCAATTCAAGAGAATATTACTGATCCTGCAGGCTTGCTATCATCCTGGTGGAAACAtag GCAAGAATATGAAGGTGTCTCTTCTATCAGTACAGATAATCCTACTTTCTTAGATGACAATCATATTGTTATGAACAAACCATACCTTCC CAAAATTCTTGGCATAATGATATCTTTCCTACTATATGAATATACTTTAGACTCGACTGAAGTCAGATACAATAACATTGATGGAAAATTGATGAATAGCAATATAAT AAAAATGATTCAACAGGGTGGAGCCCTTCGTTGGCAAGACATTCTAGATAAATTCATAGATATAGACGACATATCTGCGGATGCTCTCCTATCTTATTTTACACCGCTGGAAGaatttattgaagaaaatgaaaaagagtTCAAGTATAAATCTGGAGCAACGGCGGATAAGGAACTTGAAGAATTGGAAAAGCATATTTTGCAGGAGATCAACACTCCTACTGTGACACCACAACCAACCACTAGAAACAGTAAAACAACAACAGCCACACTGGATAAAAAAACAAGCAACGCGAAAAACATGCAAGCAAAAGTAGAAAAACCTTTAGAGTCTAAATCTTCTGTATATATTCgagaagataaattaaacaattcagACTCGAACTTgccaaataaaatttctttggaTAAATCATCATTAACGGTTGATACATTGGATGATACACAAGATAGCACGCATAAAATTAACACTAGCAAAGCGGTATGGGCTGTAAGCGCAGTTCTTGTAGCGATAGTAGTCATTtgtattattgcaattttcggAAGACAAAGATGTCGTAAAACGCCAAAAAATAGACGGTACGTTTAA
- the LOC140670038 gene encoding angiotensin-converting enzyme isoform X2: protein MLSKWNWIIFNLIVCVTTSPLNGSVSEDEIKAFLQLIELDYEDACYNTADVHWSFIISPSSKTLSIWEVQQYNYAESIKMWKNEVIDKTENTKGQLDPSLQYKYDIIKTPGDALLRDKDWEKFIHFAGTIELQRSNYSREDVEYFLSHNGKFEDKQAAWNNWYQQLIPLVTNYSNNLLLVAKAAKVNGAKNVKEYWEMLSGYSDGYDKVKNEWSRINNLHKKVAKFIGTNLAQKHEFAVNDTLPAYLLGNLQGYDWTDISSDVLPYAELIYGIKNNLWKKKYVGKSLYKTASKLSSILLKQVPQAEFWDKSEFNQSCPSRLLNFCQDGTMRVSTCSKATMSNFLRAHEDMGKILFNQMTIESTPILNTINRYSGLEEGISTLFGILSVSPAWLNHTHLMNSTNDNEQRMIVSLIITALNVLPRLAYYYSADLWRLNAIQENITDPAGLLSSWWKHRQEYEGVSSISTDNPTFLDDNHIVMNKPYLPKILGIMISFLLYEYTLDSTEVRYNNIDGKLMNSNIIKMIQQGGALRWQDILDKFIDIDDISADALLSYFTPLEEFIEENEKEFKYKSGATADKELEELEKHILQEINTPTVTPQPTTRNSKTTTATLDKKTSNAKNMQAKVEKPLESKSSVYIREDKLNNSDSNLPNKISLDKSSLTVDTLDDTQDSTHKINTSKAVWAVSAVLVAIVVICIIAIFGRQRCRKTPKNRRYV, encoded by the exons ATGCTGTCAAAATGGAACTGgatcatttttaatcttatcgtCTGCGTAACCACTAGCCCATTGAATGGCAGTGTCTCGGAAGATGAAATCAAagcttttttacaattaattgaaTTGGATTACGAAGATGCATGTTACAACACTGCCGACGTTCATTggtcatttattatttcaccTTCCAGCAAAACACTGTCAATATgg gaagtacaacaatataattatgcagAATCTATCAAAATGTGGAAAAATGAGGTAATCGATAAAACGGAGAATACAAAAGGACAGCTTGATCCATCTCTCCAATATaagtatgatataataaaaacaccAGGTGATGCATTATTAAGAGACAAAGATTGGGAGAAA TTTATACATTTTGCTGGAACCATAGAACTGCAACGATCAAACTATTCACGAGAAG ATGtggaatattttctctctcataaTGGAAAGTTCGAAGATAAACAAGCTGCCTGGAATAACTGGTATCAACAATTAATACCATTAGttacaaattattcaaacaatttgTTACTTGTTGCTAAAGCTGCAAAAGTAAATG GTGCCAAAAATGTTAAGGAATACTGGGAGATGCTGTCGGGATATTCTGATGGATATgacaaagtaaaaaatgaatgGAGTCGAATTAATAATCTTCATAAGAAGGTCGCAAAATTTATCGGTACAAACTTAGCTCAAAAGCATGAGTTTGCTGTAAATGACACTCTTCCTGCTTATTTACTTG GTAATTTACAAGGATATGATTGGACAGATATATCATCAGATGTGTTACCCTATGCAGAGTTAATCTATGGTATTAAAAACAATCTTTGGAAAAAG AAATATGTTGGAAAATCTTTGTACAAGACTGCATCTAAATTGAGTTCGATACTATTGAAACAAGTTCCACAAGCAGAATTTTGGGATAAGAGCGAATTTAATCAAAGTTGTCCTtctagattattaaatttttgtcaagATGGTACAATGAg agtgTCTACTTGTTCTAAAGCCACCATGAGCAATTTCTTGAGAGCTCACGAAGACATGgggaaaattctatttaatcaAATGACTATAGAAAGCACTCCTATTCTTAATACAATAAACAGATATTcgg GATTAGAGGAAGGCATATCAACGTTATTTGGAATATTATCAGTGAGTCCTGCATGGTTGAATCATACTCACTTGATGAACAGTACTAATGATAACGAGCAACGGATGAttgtatctttaataataactgCCCTAAATGTACTTCCACGATtagcatattattattctgcTGATCTGTGGAGATTAAACGCAATTCAAGAGAATATTACTGATCCTGCAGGCTTGCTATCATCCTGGTGGAAACAtag GCAAGAATATGAAGGTGTCTCTTCTATCAGTACAGATAATCCTACTTTCTTAGATGACAATCATATTGTTATGAACAAACCATACCTTCC CAAAATTCTTGGCATAATGATATCTTTCCTACTATATGAATATACTTTAGACTCGACTGAAGTCAGATACAATAACATTGATGGAAAATTGATGAATAGCAATATAAT AAAAATGATTCAACAGGGTGGAGCCCTTCGTTGGCAAGACATTCTAGATAAATTCATAGATATAGACGACATATCTGCGGATGCTCTCCTATCTTATTTTACACCGCTGGAAGaatttattgaagaaaatgaaaaagagtTCAAGTATAAATCTGGAGCAACGGCGGATAAGGAACTTGAAGAATTGGAAAAGCATATTTTGCAGGAGATCAACACTCCTACTGTGACACCACAACCAACCACTAGAAACAGTAAAACAACAACAGCCACACTGGATAAAAAAACAAGCAACGCGAAAAACATGCAAGCAAAAGTAGAAAAACCTTTAGAGTCTAAATCTTCTGTATATATTCgagaagataaattaaacaattcagACTCGAACTTgccaaataaaatttctttggaTAAATCATCATTAACGGTTGATACATTGGATGATACACAAGATAGCACGCATAAAATTAACACTAGCAAAGCGGTATGGGCTGTAAGCGCAGTTCTTGTAGCGATAGTAGTCATTtgtattattgcaattttcggAAGACAAAGATGTCGTAAAACGCCAAAAAATAGACGGTACGTTTAA